Proteins found in one Plasmodium relictum strain SGS1 genome assembly, chromosome: 13 genomic segment:
- a CDS encoding cytidine triphosphate synthetase, putative: MDSLENENVGTKYIIVTGGNMSGLGKGTAMSSMGVLLLTKNILLTTIKIDPYLNIDAGTMSPYEHGEVYVLEDGGEVDLDLGNYERFLNIKLSYKNNITSGKIYEEVIKKERKGEYLGKTVQVVPHLTDAIQKWIKEVIDENIKKMKKEYNIDSFSKIPCICLIEVGGTVGDIESAVYLEALQQLTNNLNSDDVCLCHLSYVPIIGNLKEQKTKPTQHSVKILREAGLKPDFIFCRCEEPLTKEAIQKISLFSQVKNEHVISLHDTSNVYKVPLILEQQNFSDNVLKKLNLQNIVLKNKLNISPYSFNTWKLLSNRYENSNETVVIGIVGKYTGSNDTYLSIISSLVHACLECGYKLIIKYINSSHLSLKKKKKKKKCVDFKNNVNKYSYDISLENTIVHKNIFVDDTTSEEDYEEKRRKKYENAWNTLKSVDGVLVPGGFGTRGIEGKFLSSKYCRLNNVPYLGICLGMQTAVIDMAREFLNKNANSEEFEDILEMNCNQDDIINKEKEKFFRSDNSREMIEKDNTYLNVNTKDLDKNKIYYDKKKGFSANNYNSDENNVDISNNYQNKVRKEHSSCSIQASIENYLENNKIRNSNIKNEVEKNNSIDNNKLLFGNIENMDKTNFLQNQKYIDDISKKLLDSKLLEKIQLMNIQDYYKSILEIDNNNVIVSMTEFKGDNNKGGSMRLGVKQSKIIDKESLTYKLYDEAAYIFERHRHRFEINPKYVPLLESVGLSFVAKDVHSVRMEICEIKNLDFFIGVQFHPEFTSRPFKANPIFLGFVLASKRKLKERLNKYGNKLCSGFFYKMQ; encoded by the coding sequence ATGGATTctttagaaaatgaaaatgtaggaacaaaatatattatagtAACAGGGGGTAATATGAGTGGATTAGGAAAAGGAACAGCTATGAGTAGTATGGGTGTACtattattaacaaaaaatattttattaacaacTATTAAAATAGAtccttatttaaatatagatGCAGGAACGATGTCTCCATATGAGCATGGAGAAGTGTATGTATTGGAAGATGGAGGAGAAGTAGATTTAGATTTAGGTAATTATGAaagatttttaaatattaaattatcatataaaaataatataacttCAGGAAAGATATATGAagaagttataaaaaaagagagaaAAGGAGAATATTTAGGAAAAACGGTTCAAGTAGTACCTCATTTAACAGATGCTATACAAAAATGGATAAAGGAAGTTAttgatgaaaatattaaaaaaatgaagaaagaaTATAATATAGATTCTTTTAGTAAAATACCATGTATATGTTTAATTGAAGTAGGAGGAACTGTTGGTGATATAGAATCAGCTGTATACTTAGAAGCATTACAACAATTAACAAACAACCTAAATTCTGATGATGTTTGTTTATGTCATTTATCTTATGTTCCAATTATTGGGAATTTAAAAGAACAGAAAACAAAACCAACTCAGCATAGtgttaaaattttaagagAAGCAGGATTAAAACCAgatttcattttttgtagGTGCGAAGAACCATTAACGAAAGAAGCTATCCAAAAAATCTCTTTGTTTTCTCAAGTTAAAAATGAACATGTTATATCATTACATGATACTTCAAATGTTTATAAAGTTCCTTTAATATTAGAACAACAAAATTTTAGTGACAacgttttaaaaaaattaaacttgCAAAAtatagttttaaaaaataagctAAATATTTCtccttattcttttaatacaTGGAAGCTACTTTCAAATAGATATGAAAATTCAAATGAAACTGTTGTAATCGGTATAGTTGGGAAATATACTGGTTCAAATGATACTTATTTATCTATTATATCTTCTCTTGTCCATGCTTGTTTAGAGTGTGGATATAAactaattattaaatatatcaaCAGCAGTCATTTatctctaaaaaaaaaaaaaaaaaagaaaaaatgtgtagattttaaaaataatgtaaataagTACAGTTATGATATCTCTCTAGAAAATACTATAGTtcataaaaacatttttgtTGATGACACTACATCAGAAGAAgattatgaagaaaaaagaagaaaaaaatacgaAAATGCATGGAATACATTAAAGTCGGTCGATGGTGTTTTAGTTCCAGGTGGCTTTGGCACAAGGGGTATTGAAGGCAAATTTTTATCTTCGAAATATTGCCGTTTAAATAATGTACCTTATTTAGGTATTTGTTTAGGTATGCAAACGGCTGTTATTGATATGGCAAgagaatttttaaataaaaatgcaaATTCAGAAGAGTTCGAAGATATTTTAGAAATGAATTGTAACCAAGatgatattataaataaagagaaagaaaaattttttagaagTGATAACTCGAGGGAGATGatagaaaaagataatacatatttaaatGTTAATACAAAAGATTTAGATaagaacaaaatatattatgatAAGAAAAAAGGTTTTTCtgcaaataattataattccGATGAGAATAATGTTGATATTTCTAATAACTACCAAAATAAAGTAAGGAAAGAGCATTCATCATGTAGCATACAGGCTAGTATAGAAAActatttagaaaataataaaataagaaattcaaatataaaaaatgaagttgaaaaaaataattctatcgataataataaattattatttggaaatattgaaaatatgGATAAGACcaattttttacaaaatcaaaaatatatagatgaTATTTCTAAGAAATTATTAGACTcaaaattattagaaaaaatccaattaatgaatattcaagattattataaaagtattttagaaattgataataataatgttatTGTATCTATGACAGAATTTAAAGGTGATAACAATAAAGGTGGTTCTATGCGTTTAGGAGTGAAACAGTCAAAAATAATAGATAAAGAATCATTAACTTACAAATTATATGATGAAGCAGCTTATATATTTGAAAGACATAGACATAGATTTGAAATTAATCCTAAATATGTTCCATTATTAGAATCAGTTGGTTTAAGTTTTGTAGCAAAAGATGTTCATAGTGTTAGGATGGAAATAtgtgaaattaaaaatctGGATTTTTTTATTGGAGTTCAATTTCATCCTGAATTTACTTCAAGACCATTTAAAGCTAATCCTATATTCTTAGGTTTTGTTTTAGCTTCAAAAAGAAAACTAAAAGAACGATTAAACAAATATGGAAATAAGTTGTGTTCAggatttttttataaaatgcaATAA
- a CDS encoding alpha/beta hydrolase, putative: MFYTQNIIQEYVACSMGKTFIIYSKNLFINENKIKIDSTSNVKENENNKNYKENVILLFLHGLNGSSYQFENLFYHIIHSNYKFVSLDFYGHGNSSLLKNLNKYTEKLYTEQIYDVLKKKDIFNSTFIIIGFSMGCIIASHLSIDNKIKIKKFCLISAAGLAKPKHRFLQFLLKHNIRFCLRVAKKYSHLIVSEDTVKNEYYDCHNNLEDVNKRYLILKENHEKFIETFLKVLSGTKIQDSKKLYSAFLKKNHEVLFIYGKDDKVTPSIYTLKFLKEHSKYINNVKVVIFPECSHLVLSEKCSELIIYLMHFLQ; the protein is encoded by the exons ATGTTTTATACACAGAATATTATACAAGAATATGTAGCTTGTTCTATGGGAAaaacttttataatttattcaaaaaatttatttatcaatgaaaataagataaaaattGATTCTACTTCTAATGTaaaggaaaatgaaaataataaaaattacaaagaaaatgttatattactttttttacaTGGATTAAATGGGAGTAGTTATCAGTTTGAAAATTTATTCTACCATATAATTCAttctaattataaatttgtaTCATTAG ATTTTTATGGGCATGGAAACAGTAGCCTGTTAAAGaacttaaataaatatacagaaaaattatatacagAACAAATTTATGAtgttttgaaaaaaaaagatatttttaattcaacatttattataattggTTTTTCTATGGGTTGCATTATTGctt CTCATTTATCAattgataataaaataaaaataaaaaagttttgTTTGATTAGCGCCGCAGGACTAGCTAAGCCTAAACATAGATTTTTGCA atttttattaaagCATAATATACGTTTTTGTCTAAGAGtagcaaaaaaatatagccATTTGATTGTTTCAGAGGATACAGtaaaa aatGAATATTATGATTGCCATAATAATTTAGAAGatgtaaataaaagatatttaattcttaaagaaaat caTGAAAAGTTTATAGAGACATTTTTAAAAGTGCTATCAGGAACAAAAATACAAGATTCTAAAAAGCTTTATTCtgcttttttaaaaaaaaatcatgaAGTTCTTTTCATATATGG GAAGGATGACAAAGTAACTCCATCCATTTACACATTAAAATTCTTAAAAGAGCATAGCAAATACATTAACAATGTAAAAGTAGTAATTTTTCCTGAATGCTCCCACCTTGTTTTAAGTGAAAAGTGTAGtgaattaattatatatttaatgcaTTTTTTACagtaa
- the EMC2 gene encoding ER membrane protein complex subunit 2, putative: protein MVKDKVVYNKENNLSVLEKCYQNSLEKNIPELVILYGKKLLRIIIRKDSFYKWNIYENILKASIELNLDEYVDMYFDKLNEKFGKLNGKKINILKGMVYESKNKNTEALNIYKNYLGKYPCDPLIRAKIINLKKFLESDINKVIQLLNDHLKEFPLDLESWHELAEIYLKDCLYSYSLYCFEEILLHSPTNLYFILTCAELYYTINQYELSSKYFCLSIKIQNSNLRGLWGIILLNVTRYSNKKTKLLNDNVDVLLTLQCINRLHDLYSKLHIDLLYKNSILDYLDQLRDNFK from the coding sequence atggttaAAGACAAAGttgtatataataaagaaaataatttaagtgTACTAGAAAAATGTTATCAAAATTCCttggaaaaaaatataccaGAATTAGTTATCCTGTATGGAAAAAAACTATTAAGAATAATTATAAGAAAAGattcattttataaatgGAATATATAtgagaatattttaaaagcaTCAATTGAACTGAATTTAGATGAATATGTAGATATGTATTTTGATAAactaaatgaaaaatttggTAAATTAAacggaaaaaaaattaatatattaaaaggaATGGTTTAtgaatcaaaaaataaaaatacagaagcattaaatatttataagaaTTATCTAGGAAAATATCCTTGCGATCCTTTAATAAGAGCAAAAATTATcaacttaaaaaaatttttagagagtgatataaataaagttATACAACTATTAAATGATCATTTAAAAGAATTCCCATTGGATTTAGAATCATGGCATGAACTAGCAGAAATTTATTTGAAAGATTGTTTATATAGCTATTCATTATACTGTTTTgaagaaattttattacattcaccaactaatttatattttatattaacatGTGCAGAATTATATTATACAATTAATCAATATGAATTAAGtagtaaatatttttgtctatctattaaaatacaaaatagtAATTTAAGAGGATTATGGGGAATAATACTTCTTAATGTAACAAgatattcaaataaaaagacTAAACTGTTGAATGATAATGTTGATGTTTTATTAACTTTGCAATGCATTAATAGACTACATGATTTATATAGTAAATTACATATAGACttgttatataaaaattctatTCTTGATTATTTAGACCAATTGAGAGATAATTTTAAGTAA
- the CDS gene encoding cytidine diphosphate-diacylglycerol synthase, putative — protein sequence MRIRNEKIIKKKYKNDPNESNENINYNNNDDNSTYIDEEKKNMNIIKRKSKSIDEHHYKNAYLDLENRNISNLYRKSKYLDEENFRNEYRDDEKKYNNIYRKKKSLDEEYCKNEYIIDENKNNLKNEYKRRKSSKEGKYHKELKHLREMVNLKESNKLSNMIKLYGYNKSNSLTKSKSGNNSNINNSYSNSKDSESKIRTFKIRTIWTFILIILYFLILAAGHFYCSLLVLILVTIVYREIISLKSIENKDKRLPQIFYIRWYWFFLTIITLGIPWIIPKLKHQIWFFNYLLAYHSIIMFILAFIGFAWFILSLRKYSLKYQFSQIGIILLSSLFIVTQSLMHIANIYSGMIWFIVPVSSVIVNDIFAYIFGILFGKTRLIELSPKKTVEGYVGSSIITILWGISITYLLQNYKFFICPQVYISFMPFSTWNTVECEENSIFQQNVYTLPKQLSSILFINKIYYTKMIFHGLVLSLFAAFLAPFGGFFASGFKRALKIKDFGKYIPGHGGVTDRFDCQIFIGMFTYIYMKTFVKKKNKINSYDFLIDSIQRLDNKEILRLFNQLKTILDKKKLLKSNLDNKKEHEFVLKDDKCLNDNFVELKFKDST from the coding sequence aTGCGAATAAGAAAtgagaaaattataaaaaagaaatataaaaatgatccAAATGaaagtaatgaaaatataaattataataataatgatgataataGCACATATatagatgaagaaaaaaaaaatatgaatattataaaaagaaaaagcaaAAGTATAGATGAGcatcattataaaaatgcaTATTTAGATTtagaaaatagaaatataagtaatttatatagaaaaagtaaatatttagatgaagaaaattttagAAATGAGTATAGagatgatgaaaaaaagtacaataatatatatagaaaaaaaaagagctTAGATGAAGAATAttgtaaaaatgaatatataatagatgaaaataaaaataatttaaaaaatgaatataaaagaagGAAAAGTTCTAAAGAAGGAAAATACCACAAAGAGTTAAAGCATTTAAGAGAAATGGTGAATTTAAAAGAATCTAATAAATTAAGCAATATGATTAAATTATATGGTTATAATAAAAGCAATAGCTTAACTAAATCAAAATCTGGgaataattcaaatataaataacagTTATTCCAATTCAAAAGATTCGGAATCAAAAATACGAACATTTAAAATAAGAACAATATGGACATTTAtactaataattttatattttttaattttagctGCAGGACACTTTTATTGTTCTTTATTAGTGTTAATATTAGTAACTATTGTATATAGAGAAATAATATCGTTAAAGAGTATAGAGAATAAAGATAAAAGATTACctcaaatattttatataagatGGTATTggttttttttaactatcATTACATTAGGAATTCCATGGATTATACCAAAATTAAAACATCAGATAtggttttttaattatttgttAGCATACCATTCAATTATAATGTTTATATTAGCATTCATTGGTTTTGCTTGGTTTATTTTATCGTTAAgaaaatattctttaaaatatcaaTTTTCTCAAATTggtattatattattatcctCATTATTTATAGTAACACAGTCATTAATGCATATagcaaatatatattcaGGAATGATTTGGTTTATTGTTCCAGTATCTTCAGTTATAGTTAATGATATATTTGCATATATATTTGGTATATTATTTGGTAAAACAAGATTAATTGAATTATCTCCTAAAAAGACAGTTGAAGGATATGTTGGTTCATCTATTATCACAATATTATGGGGTATATCTATTACTTATTtattacaaaattataaattttttatatgtccacaagtatatatttcatttatgcCATTTTCAACATGGAATACTGTTGAATGTGAAGAAAATTCAATTTTTCAACAAAACGTTTATACTTTACCTAAACAGTTATCatccattttatttataaataaaatatattatactaAAATGATTTTTCATGGTTTAGTTTTAAGTTTATTTGCTGCTTTCTTAGCTCCATTTGGTGGATTTTTCGCATCAGGATTCAAGAGAgcactaaaaataaaagattttgGGAAATATATTCCAGGCCATGGTGGTGTCACAGATAGATTTGATTGCCAAATTTTTATTGGAAtgtttacatatatttatatgaagacatttgttaaaaaaaaaaataaaataaattcttACGATTTCCTTATAGATTCTATACAAAGATTagataataaagaaattttacGTCTTTTTAATCAATTAAAAACtattttagataaaaaaaaattgttgaAAAGCAAtcttgataataaaaaagaacatgaatttgttttaaaagatgataaatgtttaaatgataattttgTTGAATTAAAATTCAAAGATTCTACATGA
- the CELF2 gene encoding CUGBP Elav-like family member 2, putative — translation MSYNINTMNNNTQQYNNEKNESSYGETRINEQCNYQMNNPYNPAPSIPTKLFVSSIPKNLTENDIKTIFEEYGGIKDIVFIKDKKPNVNRANVFVRMESIFYAQKAIKGLHGKKVLNENLGPLIVKFAIGELEKYGVNMNNANENEAKLFVGSLPKDITEEKIRNLFNRYGNVTEVYIMKNSNGVSKRCAFVNYGYKEQGIFAIQNLNGKIAIENAEKPIEVRFAETKNQLQEKQILNRSLMSPLNNNNNNTFMQSQQFKNMNVGSFNRYPLHMNYNLQNTTNQQRTTNNSTHSHWKQYFSKEDGRPYYHNELTGQTQWHKPRKLEQSFMNPLNMNELTGPIGANIFIFHIPNEWMQNDLLAAFSPFGNIISAHIATEKDTGRNRGFAFVSYDNVDSAINAVKYMNGFLAHKKKLKVTIKKGEEQYVQALLNQRSKINNTDNRRNFINTAPHT, via the coding sequence atgagttataatataaatacaatGAATAATAACACACAAcaatataataatgaaaaaaatgaatccTCTTATGGTGAAACGAGAATAAATGAGCAGTGTAATTATCAAATGAATAATCCATATAACCCAGCTCCTTCTATACCTACAAAGTTATTTGTAAGTTCTATTCCAAAAAATTTAACAgaaaatgatattaaaaCAATATTTGAGGAGTATGGAGGAATAAAAgatattgtttttattaaggATAAAAAACCAAATGTAAACAGAGCAAATGTATTTGTTCGAATGGAGTCAATATTTTATGCACAAAAAGCAATAAAAGGATTACATGgtaaaaaagtattaaatgaaaatttaggGCCTTTAATAGTAAAGTTTGCTATTGGAGAACTAGAAAAGTATGGAGTGAATATGAATAATgcaaatgaaaatgaagcaAAATTATTTGTGGGATCATTGCCTAAAGATATaacagaagaaaaaataagaaatttatttaatagatATGGAAATGTTACTGAAGtgtatataatgaaaaatagcAACGGTGTTAGTAAGCGATGTGCTTTTGTTAATTATGGATATAAAGAACAAGGAATATTTGCCATACAAAATTTGAATGGTAAAATAGCTATAGAAAATGCAGAAAAACCAATAGAAGTTCGATTTGCTGAAACAAAAAATCAGTTGCAAGAAAAGCAAATATTAAATAGATCATTAATGAGtccattaaataataataataataatacatttaTGCAATCACagcaatttaaaaatatgaatgtTGGATCTTTCAATAGATATCCTTTACATATGAACTATAATTTGCAAAATACTACTAATCAGCAAAGAACAACAAATAATTCTACTCATTCTCATTGGAAGCAATACTTTTCAAAAGAAGATGGGAGACCTTACTATCATAATGAATTAACTGGGCAAACTCAGTGGCATAAACCTAGAAAATTAGAGCAATCTTTTATGAATCCATTAAATATGAATGAATTAACTGGCCCAATCGGagcaaatatttttatttttcatataccAAATGAATGGATGCAAAATGACTTATTAGCTGCTTTTTCTCCTTTTGGTAATATAATATCTGCTCATATTGCAACTGAAAAAGATACTGGTAGAAATAGAGGTTTTGCTTTTGTATCTTATGATAATGTTGATAGTGCTATTAACGcagtaaaatatatgaatggTTTCTTAgcacataaaaaaaaattaaaagttacaataaaaaaagggGAAGAGCAATATGTTCAAGCATTGTTAAACCAAagaagtaaaataaataatacagataatagaagaaattttattaataccGCTCCTcatacttaa